A window of the Paraburkholderia sp. ZP32-5 genome harbors these coding sequences:
- a CDS encoding porin — MKKRTLALMTFPALASFASVAHAQSSVTLYGIVNEGINYINNQSGGSVVGLIKGQTNGSRWGLRGSEDLGGGMKAVFDLENGFDGSAGTLSQGGRLFGRSAYMGLQTPYGRLTLGRQYDAMHDDVGERLSATGIWAWVGSHQGDFDNLNANFRMDNSIRYISPTYAGVKLDLLFAPGGAPGNFATNRRYQLAATYDSGPILGAIAYENINNPAVSVYDSAAAPGTSAFSSPGKSPSFSGFLSAANQAIFAAGIGYKFGTGGQVSFVYTRTIFGDMLPTKTTPNTGTATLSSYEGNIRYRVMPTLLLAAAYDYTTVRAPGRAAHYQQVNAGPDYFLSKRTDIQLSGIWQLASGIDSTGKPAVGTIGSLGASTTPTQVAVKLLLRHRF, encoded by the coding sequence ATGAAAAAGAGAACTCTCGCATTGATGACTTTCCCTGCTCTCGCAAGTTTTGCGAGCGTCGCTCACGCACAAAGCTCGGTTACGCTGTACGGCATTGTGAATGAGGGGATCAACTACATCAATAATCAGAGCGGCGGCTCAGTGGTCGGCCTCATCAAAGGGCAAACCAATGGCAGTCGCTGGGGTCTACGCGGTTCGGAAGATCTTGGCGGCGGTATGAAAGCCGTCTTTGATCTGGAAAACGGTTTCGATGGTTCTGCCGGCACGCTCTCGCAAGGCGGTCGTCTGTTCGGCCGCTCGGCCTACATGGGTCTGCAAACACCGTACGGCAGGCTCACGCTCGGTCGTCAGTACGACGCGATGCACGACGATGTCGGCGAACGTCTGTCCGCGACCGGCATATGGGCATGGGTCGGCAGCCACCAGGGCGACTTCGATAACCTGAACGCCAATTTCCGGATGGATAATTCGATCCGCTATATCTCGCCTACGTATGCAGGCGTGAAGCTCGATCTGTTATTCGCACCCGGCGGCGCACCCGGTAACTTCGCGACCAACCGTCGTTATCAGTTGGCGGCGACGTACGATTCCGGCCCGATTCTCGGCGCAATCGCGTACGAGAATATCAACAACCCCGCGGTTTCGGTTTACGACAGTGCTGCCGCACCGGGCACGTCGGCATTCTCGTCACCCGGCAAGTCGCCGTCGTTCAGCGGCTTCCTGTCCGCGGCCAATCAGGCCATTTTTGCGGCAGGTATCGGCTACAAGTTCGGCACCGGTGGTCAGGTCAGCTTCGTGTACACGCGAACCATCTTCGGCGACATGCTGCCAACGAAGACGACACCGAATACCGGAACGGCGACGCTCAGCAGCTACGAAGGCAACATTCGCTATCGCGTGATGCCGACGCTGCTGCTTGCGGCCGCGTATGACTACACGACAGTGCGTGCGCCGGGCAGAGCCGCGCACTATCAGCAGGTCAACGCCGGACCGGATTACTTCCTTTCCAAGCGAACCGATATTCAGCTGAGCGGCATCTGGCAACTCGCCTCGGGTATCGATTCGACTGGCAAGCCCGCGGTCGGAACGATCGGTTCGCTCGGCGCCTCGACGACGCCTACGCAGGTTGCAGTCAAACTCCTTCTCCGGCATCGCTTCTAA
- a CDS encoding zinc-dependent alcohol dehydrogenase — translation MNATTQSIPRTFKAAVAVEPSRTEIQTFERPAITSSTGLLRVAITGVCGSDGPYYKQLPQSRGPLILGHETVGHIEEVGELASARWGLKEGDYVALEEYVPCGHCEYCLSNEFRLCNATDWRLNGLRYGATGLKTAPSFWGGFSQYQYLQLNTVFHRVPSTVAPKHAALALPLGNGIEWAYLQGGAGPGQAVVIQGPGQQGLSCVVAAREAGAEKIIVTGLSTHTDRERLALAKRLGADHTIEVDQEDVLERVADLTGGSMADLVIDCASGGPATVVSAIQLARKRGTVVLGGQKRVPIPEFNSDMIIARFLTVKGMRGHSYQSVELALQLIAANRHDVTQMSTHTFGLDETDLALRTLQGDGVDGAIHMTIDPWK, via the coding sequence ATGAACGCCACGACCCAATCTATCCCACGCACTTTCAAGGCGGCTGTTGCTGTCGAACCGTCACGCACGGAAATTCAGACGTTCGAACGCCCGGCCATTACATCGTCCACCGGATTGCTTCGTGTTGCGATAACGGGCGTATGTGGCAGCGATGGCCCTTACTACAAGCAACTGCCGCAAAGCCGTGGGCCGTTGATCCTCGGGCATGAGACAGTCGGCCATATCGAGGAAGTCGGTGAGCTTGCCAGTGCGCGTTGGGGCCTCAAGGAAGGCGATTACGTCGCGCTCGAAGAATACGTTCCGTGCGGTCACTGCGAGTACTGCCTGTCGAACGAATTCCGCCTGTGCAATGCGACGGATTGGCGATTGAATGGTCTGCGTTACGGCGCAACCGGTTTGAAAACTGCGCCCTCGTTCTGGGGCGGCTTTAGTCAATACCAGTACCTGCAACTGAATACCGTATTTCACCGCGTGCCCTCGACTGTCGCGCCGAAACACGCAGCACTTGCGCTGCCGCTTGGCAACGGTATCGAATGGGCTTATTTACAGGGCGGCGCGGGTCCGGGCCAGGCCGTTGTCATTCAGGGACCTGGGCAACAAGGCTTGTCATGCGTCGTGGCGGCACGTGAAGCAGGCGCCGAGAAAATCATCGTCACGGGGCTTTCGACGCACACCGACCGCGAACGTCTTGCGCTGGCCAAGCGACTCGGCGCGGATCACACGATCGAGGTCGATCAGGAAGACGTGCTCGAACGTGTCGCGGATCTCACGGGCGGCTCGATGGCCGACCTCGTGATCGATTGTGCGTCCGGTGGTCCAGCAACTGTTGTTTCGGCAATCCAGCTTGCACGCAAGCGCGGAACGGTCGTGCTCGGCGGACAAAAGCGCGTGCCGATTCCCGAATTCAACAGCGACATGATCATCGCGCGCTTTCTCACGGTGAAGGGCATGCGTGGTCACAGCTATCAGTCGGTCGAACTCGCGTTGCAGCTCATCGCCGCGAACCGCCACGACGTCACGCAGATGAGCACGCACACATTCGGTCTCGATGAGACCGACCTCGCGCTGCGCACGTTGCAGGGCGACGGTGTCGACGGCGCGATTCACATGACGATCGATCCGTGGAAGTAA
- a CDS encoding MFS transporter, with translation MLSAFMFGMFIKAIAAENHWSRAQVSLGLTVFEFSMGPGTILLGSLIDKMGVRRPTLLFLILFAASTALVGVLPASPFIFALAFVAVGLFAPSTNALPYAKVICARFDRQRGLALGLMVGGTAVGAMFMPHYAGYLLKHFGWRAGYFGVAALMATFSVPALYFLVKMPPGVDEELVRKAREAKRELPSLWSLFLGDQTFRLLGLSIFCVSGVLLALLSQLVPMMTDRGETVSAAATMLSIAGLTSALGRLFAGWLMDRVHAPYCAAMSFSLTLVGVLILATGATGYTAMIAAALIGVSIGAEADIITFIVSRYFDLRLFGRVSGAMWMAWGWGAGIMIFASGLSFDLTHSYRTALWTFSGFVSIAVISIMRLGPYVYPEQRDPKRTTLEASASA, from the coding sequence GTGTTGTCGGCATTTATGTTCGGGATGTTTATCAAGGCGATCGCCGCGGAGAATCACTGGAGCCGCGCGCAGGTTTCGCTCGGCTTGACCGTCTTCGAATTTTCGATGGGACCGGGCACCATTCTTCTCGGCTCGCTCATCGACAAAATGGGTGTGCGACGCCCTACGCTGCTATTTCTGATTCTGTTCGCCGCATCCACGGCGCTCGTGGGCGTGTTGCCGGCGTCGCCATTTATATTCGCGCTGGCATTCGTGGCGGTCGGTCTGTTCGCGCCCAGCACGAACGCATTGCCTTATGCGAAGGTAATCTGTGCCCGCTTCGATCGCCAGCGAGGCCTGGCGTTGGGGTTGATGGTCGGCGGTACGGCAGTGGGCGCGATGTTCATGCCGCACTATGCGGGTTACCTGCTGAAGCACTTCGGCTGGCGTGCCGGTTATTTCGGAGTCGCCGCGTTGATGGCAACGTTTTCCGTTCCCGCGCTCTACTTCCTCGTCAAAATGCCACCAGGCGTCGATGAAGAACTGGTGCGCAAAGCGCGTGAGGCGAAACGCGAACTGCCGTCGCTGTGGTCGCTATTCCTCGGCGATCAGACATTCCGTCTGCTGGGCCTTTCGATCTTCTGTGTGTCCGGCGTGCTGCTCGCCTTGCTTTCGCAGCTCGTGCCGATGATGACCGATCGCGGCGAAACGGTATCGGCCGCGGCAACGATGCTGTCGATTGCAGGCTTAACCTCGGCGCTCGGCCGTCTGTTCGCTGGCTGGTTGATGGATCGCGTTCATGCACCCTATTGCGCAGCGATGTCGTTCTCGCTGACGCTCGTTGGCGTGCTGATTCTCGCAACAGGCGCAACCGGTTACACAGCAATGATCGCCGCCGCGCTGATCGGCGTTTCAATCGGCGCGGAAGCAGACATCATTACGTTCATCGTAAGCCGCTACTTTGACCTGCGCCTGTTTGGGCGAGTGAGTGGTGCGATGTGGATGGCGTGGGGATGGGGGGCCGGCATCATGATCTTCGCATCTGGCCTATCGTTCGACCTCACGCACTCTTACAGGACCGCCCTCTGGACATTCTCCGGCTTTGTTTCGATCGCCGTCATCTCGATCATGCGACTCGGGCCATACGTTTATCCGGAACAACGTGATCCCAAGCGCACCACACTCGAGGCGAGCGCATCGGCGTGA
- a CDS encoding DUF4148 domain-containing protein, translating to MKLLINAVCAAVILVPMLSNAAEPVTRAQVIAELEQLEAAGYNPGVADDSYPENLEQAQAVLQQRKNVATSYGSDARGTTQSGH from the coding sequence ATGAAACTCCTGATCAATGCTGTTTGCGCTGCTGTCATTCTTGTTCCGATGTTGTCGAATGCGGCTGAGCCCGTCACGCGGGCGCAGGTGATTGCGGAACTGGAACAGCTGGAAGCGGCGGGCTACAACCCCGGTGTTGCTGATGACAGCTATCCGGAGAACCTGGAGCAAGCACAGGCAGTTCTCCAGCAGCGCAAGAACGTAGCAACGTCCTACGGTTCCGATGCGCGAGGCACCACGCAATCAGGTCATTAA
- a CDS encoding ABC transporter substrate-binding protein, producing the protein MITRRTILKAGFGLASSAAFVPLHARSAEENSPNLALATYAGTDRAARILAAAKKEGQVNFYTTIAKSDLEPLLKPFEKKYGVKVNTWRAGDEQVVQRAVSEARAGRYMPDNVHVGSSFLDNLRQENLLQPVISPMFADLISGSVPDHHMWASTLLSVWVQSYNTNTIKKEDLPSSFADLLLPKWKGKLGIESKSSDWFATVCQQMGNEKGIAFFKELIATNGVSVRNGNSLLNNMVASGEVPLALETYNYMPMQAKRNNAPIDWFLLQPAVARANGIALFKHAPHPAAGMLLYDYMLSIDAQKILASMDYVPTHRNIPSPFQNSQITPVDPAMSAADRNKWNDLFNHLFLA; encoded by the coding sequence ATGATTACCCGACGTACCATATTGAAAGCCGGTTTTGGACTCGCATCGAGTGCGGCATTCGTGCCATTGCATGCCAGATCGGCCGAGGAAAATTCGCCAAATCTTGCACTGGCGACCTATGCCGGAACGGATCGCGCAGCCCGGATTCTCGCAGCGGCAAAAAAAGAAGGGCAAGTCAATTTCTACACGACGATCGCAAAGTCGGACCTCGAACCATTGCTCAAACCATTCGAGAAAAAGTATGGCGTCAAGGTCAATACATGGCGCGCAGGGGATGAGCAAGTTGTGCAACGTGCCGTTTCAGAAGCGCGAGCCGGCCGCTATATGCCCGACAACGTACATGTCGGTTCTTCATTCCTCGATAATCTGCGGCAAGAGAACCTGTTGCAGCCTGTCATATCGCCGATGTTTGCAGACCTGATTTCAGGATCGGTGCCGGACCATCACATGTGGGCATCGACACTGCTGTCTGTCTGGGTTCAGTCTTACAACACGAATACCATCAAGAAAGAAGATTTGCCTTCTTCCTTTGCCGATCTACTACTGCCGAAATGGAAAGGCAAGCTCGGTATCGAGTCTAAGAGTTCCGACTGGTTTGCAACTGTTTGCCAGCAGATGGGCAACGAAAAAGGCATCGCCTTCTTCAAGGAATTGATTGCCACGAATGGCGTATCCGTTCGCAACGGCAACTCCCTACTGAACAATATGGTTGCCTCAGGCGAAGTGCCGCTTGCACTCGAGACATACAACTACATGCCGATGCAGGCAAAGCGCAACAACGCTCCTATCGACTGGTTCCTGTTGCAGCCAGCGGTGGCGCGAGCGAATGGCATTGCCCTGTTCAAACACGCACCCCATCCTGCCGCGGGTATGTTGCTCTACGACTACATGCTCTCAATCGACGCGCAAAAAATTCTCGCGAGCATGGACTATGTGCCGACGCACCGGAATATCCCGTCACCTTTCCAGAACAGCCAGATAACGCCTGTCGATCCCGCGATGTCAGCGGCTGATCGCAATAAATGGAACGACCTCTTTAACCACCTGTTTCTGGCTTAA
- a CDS encoding DUF4148 domain-containing protein: protein MKSLINIALAVALVAPVLSHAAQPLTHAQVRAELIQLENAGYNPADESDYPRNLKHAQAIVAQQNAANTAYGSDINGASQSGSITQAGEK, encoded by the coding sequence ATGAAATCGCTCATCAATATCGCCCTTGCAGTTGCTCTTGTCGCTCCGGTGCTGTCGCATGCTGCTCAGCCGCTTACGCACGCGCAGGTCCGCGCGGAATTGATTCAATTGGAAAACGCAGGCTACAACCCGGCCGATGAAAGCGACTACCCGCGGAACCTGAAGCACGCACAGGCTATCGTCGCGCAACAGAACGCAGCTAATACCGCGTACGGTTCGGACATCAACGGCGCATCGCAATCCGGCAGCATCACGCAAGCCGGTGAAAAGTGA
- a CDS encoding methyl-accepting chemotaxis protein, with amino-acid sequence MLALGNLKVGARLLTGFAVVLIVLCATCAIALYQASRIEAGTQDLARNWLPGVQVLGDLRSATDSARRATLRVVLEVNPQGKQDAVSERNHALSKITRAFADYDKLIDSPAERELLEHDRAGWAEYQKIDDKLVKLATAGDSDFAAVRTLAAESSRDYREYAHNVDAHVEFNRKGATQASARANDEYRFALRLAIAAIVVAIVLSIAVAYAITRSITVPIDRAVTIAATVARGDLTSHIEVRGRDELSQLLGALRHMNERLVDIVTQVRASSESVATGAAQIAMGNTDLSQRTEEQAASLEETAASMEQLTATVKQNAENARQGNTLANSAADIAQRGGDVMRDVVTTMEGIASSSERVEQIIGVIDGIAFQTNILALNAAVEAARAGEQGRGFAVVASEVRSLAQRSASAAREIKELIGQSVGRVDTGSRQVGEAGGTIGEVVHAVRRVTALMGEIAAASDEQHTGIVQVNQAIVQIDEVTQHNAALVEQASAAAQNVREQSALLQQLVANFRLDASDGASLAGGDTLHVSERYTSSQNPIAKGPISGSTTAQFA; translated from the coding sequence ATGCTTGCGCTAGGCAATCTGAAAGTCGGCGCCCGACTATTGACGGGTTTTGCCGTTGTGTTGATCGTGCTGTGCGCGACCTGCGCCATCGCGTTGTATCAGGCGTCGCGAATCGAGGCGGGTACGCAGGATCTCGCGCGAAACTGGTTGCCGGGTGTCCAGGTGCTGGGCGATCTGCGCTCGGCGACGGATTCGGCGCGCCGTGCGACGCTGCGCGTGGTGCTGGAGGTTAATCCGCAAGGCAAGCAGGACGCGGTTAGCGAGCGCAACCACGCGTTGTCGAAGATAACCCGCGCATTCGCGGACTACGACAAGCTGATCGATTCGCCCGCCGAACGCGAACTCCTAGAACATGATCGCGCGGGCTGGGCCGAGTATCAGAAGATCGACGACAAGCTGGTGAAACTCGCCACGGCCGGCGACAGCGATTTCGCCGCCGTGCGCACGCTGGCCGCTGAATCGTCGCGTGACTATCGCGAGTATGCCCACAATGTCGACGCTCACGTGGAGTTCAACCGTAAAGGTGCAACACAGGCGAGCGCGCGAGCTAACGACGAGTATCGCTTTGCACTGCGACTGGCGATAGCGGCGATCGTGGTGGCGATTGTGCTGAGCATCGCGGTCGCCTACGCGATTACGCGTTCGATCACCGTGCCCATCGATCGGGCCGTCACCATCGCCGCGACGGTTGCACGCGGCGACCTGACTTCCCATATCGAAGTTCGCGGCAGGGACGAACTCAGTCAATTGCTGGGCGCATTGCGGCACATGAATGAACGGCTCGTCGATATCGTGACGCAGGTGCGCGCGAGTAGCGAGAGCGTCGCGACGGGCGCTGCGCAAATCGCGATGGGCAACACGGATCTCAGCCAGCGCACCGAGGAGCAGGCGGCCTCGCTCGAAGAGACGGCCGCGAGCATGGAGCAATTGACCGCAACCGTGAAGCAGAACGCCGAAAACGCGCGGCAAGGCAACACGCTCGCGAACAGCGCTGCGGATATCGCTCAGCGCGGCGGCGACGTGATGCGCGACGTCGTAACAACGATGGAGGGCATCGCCAGCAGCTCGGAGCGTGTCGAGCAGATCATCGGCGTGATCGACGGCATCGCTTTTCAAACCAACATTCTGGCGCTGAACGCTGCGGTAGAGGCCGCGCGCGCGGGCGAGCAGGGGCGCGGATTCGCGGTGGTTGCCTCGGAGGTGCGCAGCCTCGCACAGCGCAGCGCGAGCGCGGCTCGGGAAATCAAGGAGCTGATCGGGCAATCCGTCGGACGCGTGGATACCGGGTCGCGGCAAGTGGGTGAAGCGGGTGGCACGATCGGAGAAGTCGTGCACGCGGTGCGGCGCGTAACTGCATTGATGGGCGAAATCGCCGCTGCTTCCGACGAGCAGCACACCGGCATCGTTCAGGTAAACCAGGCAATCGTCCAGATCGACGAGGTTACGCAGCACAACGCGGCGCTGGTCGAACAGGCATCGGCGGCGGCTCAGAACGTGCGCGAGCAGTCCGCATTGCTACAGCAACTGGTGGCGAATTTCAGGCTCGATGCGAGCGATGGTGCGTCGCTCGCTGGCGGCGATACCTTGCATGTGAGTGAACGGTACACCTCTTCGCAGAACCCAATTGCGAAGGGTCCGATATCTGGTTCCACCACTGCGCAATTTGCGTAA
- a CDS encoding isocitrate lyase/PEP mutase family protein, giving the protein MTTSPTLKARLAEGVLLAPGVYDALSALIAAQAGFDALYLSGASIAYTRLGRSDVGLTTYSEVEDTLARITERVELPVIVDADTGFGNALNVKRTVRGFERAGAAMIQLEDQAFPKRCGHLDGKTVVSTTEMVGKVRAAVDARHDANTLILARTDAVAVEGLEAALERAERYLEAGADALFIEALRSVEQMSAACSRFAGRAPLLANMVEGGKTPVQSARELGALGFGIVIFPGGTARAVAHTLQGYYAGLHASGSTVGWRERMLDFDRLNAVIGTPELLEDGKRYE; this is encoded by the coding sequence GATCGCCGCGCAAGCGGGATTCGACGCACTCTACCTTTCCGGCGCGTCGATCGCCTATACGCGACTCGGCCGTTCCGACGTGGGCCTGACCACTTATTCCGAAGTCGAGGACACGCTCGCGCGCATTACCGAGCGCGTCGAATTGCCGGTCATCGTCGATGCCGATACGGGCTTCGGCAATGCGCTCAACGTCAAGCGCACGGTGCGCGGTTTCGAGCGCGCGGGCGCGGCGATGATTCAGCTCGAAGACCAGGCGTTTCCGAAGCGTTGCGGACACCTCGACGGCAAGACGGTGGTCAGCACGACCGAAATGGTGGGCAAGGTGCGCGCGGCCGTCGATGCGCGGCACGACGCGAATACGCTGATCCTTGCGCGCACCGACGCGGTGGCTGTCGAAGGGCTGGAGGCTGCGCTCGAGCGCGCGGAACGCTACCTGGAGGCCGGCGCCGATGCACTCTTTATCGAGGCGCTGCGGTCCGTCGAGCAGATGTCGGCCGCGTGCAGCCGTTTTGCCGGCCGCGCACCGTTGCTAGCCAACATGGTCGAGGGCGGCAAGACGCCGGTACAAAGCGCGCGGGAACTGGGCGCGCTCGGGTTCGGGATCGTCATCTTTCCGGGCGGTACGGCACGCGCGGTTGCTCATACGCTGCAGGGCTACTATGCCGGGCTGCATGCGTCGGGGTCGACTGTCGGATGGCGCGAGCGCATGCTTGATTTCGACCGTTTGAATGCGGTGATTGGTACGCCGGAATTGTTGGAGGATGGCAAACGCTACGAGTAG